The following coding sequences are from one Kushneria phosphatilytica window:
- a CDS encoding capsule biosynthesis GfcC family protein, with protein sequence MVVTRHLFSTTLLVAACLLTSHASAVNATPLSRITLQELADKPVSWPFAFYDAPRQHDPDMTRNRFAAEFDNLSLRYRIKGLSAASRAMQQWRQAVQSLSDDQRVPGNIDPAWLMAHPRHDTGITHTITIGYCQPSSTVSRWGTDGIKQFSWQSGMTTHDITANWSLPEGFSHDWAWLITPTGHVQRFGYSGWNSDPIPIPAGSRIVPELTLSAVAAQWMNHALPQFLATRLPGNDCRQWQYDPDTLKGDARMSFSTMNDNSQ encoded by the coding sequence ATGGTGGTAACAAGACACCTGTTCTCGACAACACTACTGGTGGCGGCATGCCTGCTCACAAGTCATGCATCAGCGGTAAACGCCACCCCACTCAGCCGGATTACCCTGCAGGAACTGGCAGACAAGCCTGTTTCATGGCCTTTTGCTTTTTATGACGCGCCTCGCCAGCATGATCCGGACATGACTCGCAACCGGTTCGCTGCCGAATTCGATAACCTTTCCCTGCGCTATCGCATCAAGGGGCTTTCGGCAGCTTCACGGGCCATGCAGCAGTGGCGCCAGGCCGTGCAATCACTTTCTGATGATCAGCGTGTCCCCGGCAATATCGATCCCGCCTGGCTGATGGCCCACCCGCGTCATGACACGGGTATCACCCACACCATTACCATTGGCTACTGCCAGCCTTCCAGTACTGTTTCCCGTTGGGGAACAGACGGGATAAAACAGTTTTCCTGGCAGAGCGGGATGACCACCCACGACATTACCGCCAACTGGTCTCTGCCTGAGGGCTTCTCTCATGACTGGGCCTGGTTGATCACACCGACCGGACACGTGCAACGCTTCGGTTATTCCGGATGGAACAGTGATCCCATTCCCATACCGGCAGGTAGTCGTATTGTACCCGAGCTGACACTGTCAGCCGTTGCTGCGCAATGGATGAATCATGCCCTGCCCCAGTTTCTGGCAACTCGGCTGCCGGGTAATGATTGTCGGCAGTGGCAATATGATCCTGATACGCTGAAAGGCGATGCAAGGATGTCTTTTTCTACAATGAACGATAATTCCCAATGA